A region of the Aphelocoma coerulescens isolate FSJ_1873_10779 chromosome 1, UR_Acoe_1.0, whole genome shotgun sequence genome:
aagaaaataagcaaaaccCCAAAGCCGTTTCAAGTAGAGTTTTCTTACATTTGTTCCACAGGGACTGGCTTCTGCCCAAACCCAGGTCAAAACAAGGTCACTTGACCCAATAGTTTCAgtaaaaaagaagcattttttccCACATCTGCCTGACAGCATGtgtgatttatttatttgttcctGGTGTAGTGCATTAATCTTCCTAGGGGGATAACAGCACACTAGTGCTAACTCTTCAGCACATTTTGGAAAAGCACTGTTCACTAAGAAGGTGGTTTTCCTTTTCGCCTACCACGCAATGAAAATATCTCCTTTGCACTGAAATTCCTCTCCCCAGCGTGAGGCCTGAGTAACAGTGCTTTAACCAGATCAGGTATAAGGGCAGTATTATTTTCTGAGCCACTGAAGTCTGGTGTGAGCTAGTCCAGAGAAAATATTATGAACAATAATCCTGAACTGGAAGTGATATTCTTGACATCTGTAtgatttttcccagttgctgaaTTCTCCAATTCTACACTGCACTGTGAACAAAGGGCATAGAGTATATGAAATAAATGGTATAGAGATAGAACGTTTGACACAACACAGGGAACAGGAAACGGATTTCTGATGTGcaactaagatttttttttgtattcatacagaaaaaatagattgatttaaaataaaatttgaaccAAATCCTGTAAGATTGATTGAATGGCTGAACAAAGCACCAAACAATTTAACACACCTTTAGTCTTAGTAAGGCATTTAGGATTTGATCCTGAGTGCTGTGAGTGCCTCCTAAGCTACCTGGGACCTAGGTCTGGGCAAACAAACCTGCAGGCTGTTTGTGCTACCTGTTCTGTGAACTGGCCTGGGATCCTCTGACTGAGCAGCATAGTCTGACCTGTGAGCACACTGGGTGGAGCCCCTGCAGCAGGGTTtcctcctgggctgcagggggcttGCCTGATGTGGGTGCTCCTGCAGAGCAAAGGACACGTGCCACCAGCAGGAACTCTGCATGGACAGTAAGGGGAAGGTGATCCAAGTGCAACACCAGGTGAAGCAGCCTGGCAGCACAAGCACAGCCTTatgtctcctgctcctccaagaGGGTCTAAATTCAAACATATGTGTGTGGTGGGGAGGTCCCTGAGCTGCACAGGGGTCCATAAAAGGAATGAACTGCCCTATCACTTCTGTCTCATCTGGGGGCACCCTGACCAAATGGCTGTGTTGCCAATAAGCTACACCAGCAGCACACTCCTCAGAAAGCCAGGGAGCTGCACAGGAAAACCTGACATTTTACTGGTAGCACCAGAGGTATATGGAATAAAAATACACCTTTAtgcaaaaccacacaaaactaTCTGTAAAGCTAAattctgtggaaagaaatcaagTGTTTACATTTCCTAGCATAACCTGGAGTTTAGCAACTGGAATGCTGAATTAATTACATTTATGTCTTGTCAGTGTTGATCTGTAGAGGCTTCCTTGGTTTTCTGTCCTGACCAGTGAATATATTAACTTCATTTTTCAAGACTGAACTGCTATTACCTGAGAGACAATTAAGTCTGCTTCAACCCCAGAAGGTTCTTAGATCAAGCAGTCACTGAGGGGCTGAAAACCATGTTCCAAAGCTTCTGTCAGAAAGACAGAGAGGGATTTGAACATGAACCAGCTAACCTCCAGGAGATTACAATGGCCATTAGGATACCTAGAGTGGAAAGGCACCATCACTGACCACCACTGTGAACCCTGCTCTGAGGTTTTCCACACTTCCCCATTCCACTGAAAAACGGACCTGTGCCTGGATGTGCAGTGCAGGACTGAAGATCCCAGTGGGATGGAGTGAGATGAGATCGTGCTATCATCCATAGGCTTCTTTCAGTCTAAGCCTCTGGGTGAATTTAAGCTTTAATCTCAAAATTTTGCTCTTAAATCTTGTTGATCACTTTGTTAGACACGtaggcaaatatttttttggtatcgttgtggtttaaccccagctggtaACTAAGTACCACACAACTCATGCGCCCTACCACCACCCTAGTGGGGagatttgggaagaaaaggtAAACCTCATGGGTTGAGGTGAGAACAATTTGataattgaaacaaaataaaatataacacCTACCACAACAACTGTAATAATAATGCTACTACTAGTAGTAGttgtaatggaaaagaaagagagacagaGGAATAAACCCCAAGAAACATAAATGATGTACAGCacaattgctcaccacccactgaccgacgcccagtccatcccagtggtGATCAGCACTCCCCTTCCCTAActcccccagtttatatactgggcatgaCATTCTATGGAATGGGATATCCCTTTGACCCGTTGACTCAGCCATCCTGGCTATGCTTCCTCACAGCTTCTTGTGCATCTGGTCTCTGTCAAAGCATGGGAAATCGAAAAGTCCTTGATTTAGAGTAAGCACTACTACTTAGCAATAGTCAAAACATCAGTATTATTCTCATACTAATAACAaggcactgtaccagctactaagaagaaagttaactctatcccagctgaaaccaggacagagACTAACATGCTCAAGCAACAGAGAATGTGTGATCATCAAAAACACACCTGGAGGTCAATGTAAAATTCAGTGTTATTTTCACTGAATTTAACCCCCTACAGGTTCTTCTACCTGTGAGGGATTTCTACTTTGCAGGAGCAATGTGCCCAAAATCTTGTGGACTAAGAGCAGTTCTTAGGCTTACTGTgaagatggaaaaagaaaatgcttgtGGTGGCATTCACGAACAAGAGTGGCCTAAGCAGCCAACACATGTTTTTATCTAGTTTATAACTTCAATTCTCCTTAGAGGTTCTTAGCACTAATTTCCAGAAGACTTATGAATGTACTTCTTCATGCTTCAAGAAGGATTGTCAGCTCTGGTGCAACCTACAGGCATCTTACAGCGTATTTCTTCTACAATAAATTCCTACCCCAGCAGAGCATCTGCTCCTAGGGGTGCCAATCTCTGTATCACAGGATGCTGCTTTTTTCCACCCTACTCTCCTAGTCATTAGAAAATTACCAAAGCAAGAGCATATATGCGTATTTGTAGCAATCACTGAAATACTACATGGAAAAGCTCAAGAATTTAAGCACAGAGCTGTGAATGACAGTGCTGTGTGATGGTCTTCACTGCCACAGCCCCAAGAAGATTTGGATGTCACTAACTCTGTGGCATAGCCATATATCCTTTATATGGAAGACCAGACCTAAAAGGAGGGTCTAGGTGAAGATGCAAACACATGCAGATAATTAGATTTTGGTGGGGATTTATAAAAGATCAATGTTATTTTGTTGGCAAAATTCTGgatttttcacttaaaaatattcaacaaactttaaaatagaaatgcttTATGTTATCTTTCATATTGATACATCAGATTGACTTTAAATTAGgatatttaatataaaaattcaGAAGAATTAAATGAGATATATAAAATTCATAGCAGATCTGCTTTTTGACTGATGTCATTAGCTCTTAACCTACGAGTAAAGGACCTTCTTAGAGAGAAGGTTATTGAGCAGTGGAATGTTCTCTTTGAAGTTTGAAAGGCCTTTTATTACTGTGTTCAGCATGACTTGCTTTTTAGGCATATGGACATGATTTACCGATTTCATAGCcagaataataatgctaaaaaTTCCTGTTGCGCTGTGTCTTAATTTTTATATAGTGAACGATGTCTTTAATGTGATATTTGTATTACATGCATAATAGGGATGTGAGTACTTTAATAATAATTGTTAATTCTAAATAAGCACACATGAAGTTTTTCAAACCATCAGTTTTTATGAGTAACTAGCTTCCACTTATACGTGCTTTTTTGGAGGAAGGGACAAGGAAGAATATGAATCAGAATAATAGCTAATATGCACACTGCATTGAAAGAGTCAGGAAATATTTATCTACTTGCAAAAACCATACTCGACTTCCAGAAGGACAGAGGTAAGTGTGATCTTACCAAATGCTGGTGACATGGAAGAAATTCAAGCACATCTTGAAAGTACTGCTCTCATTTACTTCAAAAGCCATCACAGGTCATATGCTGTGGCATTTCTTATAGCAAGAATTATTCATGGGAGGGTTGACAGAGCACATATAAATCCTGTCATACACATATACACTGCAAACATATAAATCTGTATGTATCCTTTGGGCATCAACTCCAGCTGACTCGTAAGGTCCCTTCCTGTATTCCAGTGAAAACAAATGTGAATCtgcttgggtttattttttgttttcttgtaccACTGTAAGTCAGGATTTATCCtactaaaattattttgctttacagtagtgtaaaaaaaaggaaaggaaaatcttGAGAACCCAAAACTGAATTTGAGGAAACTCCTTCAGCTGCCTGTTTCCTTTGTATTTTCTAAATAACTGGTAAATGCATTTCAACTTTAAAATATCAAAGAGGTTGTCATCTTCTAATTCTGGAGTTGTGGAGTGAATTGTTCTTTTTGGAACTACAAGGTGGATACCAGGCCAAGTAAATCTATGTTCTCATTTATTAAagtccacattaaaaaaaaccaaacaagcagGGGTTACAAGTGATGTACTGCCATTCATTTCATTTATCAAACTCCTACAACAGCAGTTACTTAAAAACCTCACTCACTAAAAACTTTTAACTCAGGGgtaaaaaatctgttttaaattaaGATAAAAGGAAAGTGCTCCTTTGGCCAATAAAACAAAATGAGTACACAGAATGATGTGTCAGGGCTTGGTCTGCATTTTGACTTATATGCCATTAACACCCTTCTTTGTTTCCACTTTTATCATACTTTACAATACTATTTAATGTGAAACGTCCTTCCAGGCTGAGAGCATTGAGGTGAGGATCCATAATTTAGCGTGAactgtttcctttcttaaacATCTAAAGGGACTTTTAATCAATGGAACTGATTAAATGGAATAATCAGTGATTCAATTCTAGTCTGCATTAGTATGCTAATAATGCTATTTATTATCATAAATATATGCTATATATTTAAAACTACAACAGTAGTTATATAAAAAAATGCCTAGTTATGGAGTGTGATTACAAGTTAAGTGCCAAAAAAATACTGTAACAAAGTAGGAAGCATTTCATTTCGTattttgccccatttttttATGCTAAGTGGTATTTTTAATTGATGAAGACTATCCCTGATATATGGCTTAGGATCACAGGTCCAGCTCAAATGGTAATGCAAGATACCCAGACTAACCCATCAGTTTCTCCTAGGTGACCCATTGGCAAGGCATTTATCCAAAACTTTCCCTTGACCCCAGATCCCACTGTCTATGCACACCCATGTGcctcttttgctcttttttcttgAGAAAGTGTATCTTGATCCCTATTTATGGACTAACTGTTCAGAATCGTGTTTAAACATTCAAATACAGTTGCATAGCAGTTATTTTGATTCAGTCCTCAGAATAAAATCACCAATACAAGTGATGAAACACAAGGAAAAACTTAACACATCCAAAAGAACTATGCAATGCTTCTTATCAATATTGTCTTTGCAATAAACATCAGTATTTTCCTGTAGCTCAGTTATGAAGGCATATCATGAAAATCCCTTGAAAGTCATCTGGTCTCTCTGTTCCTCCATTTCCCTGTGCATCCCATTTTAGATCTACCCACAGATCATTCCTAAAAGTTTTCAGAGCTAAGAATGCTTACACTTCTCTACCTGTCCTCTAGAGTACAATCACCTTTTACCTTGCCCTGTTCCACCTCAATTAAGTTAACCTCAGAGCAGTATTTTCCAGCCTGCACAAAGCTTGAAACCTGTGGCTTCCATTTCACATCTCAAGAACAGTTTGCATGCCTCTCTGAGTCTTCTCAGTTCTAACAATCAAATAAAATTACTTCTTCCTCCATAGACCTTGTTTTTACCTCTAGATATTCAAGGCTACAGTAACAGTATCAATTTAAAGAAACCCTTGTATCATTTAATGGGTTTTAAAGTATAActaaaattaattattcttgCTTTACAGTTCAAATTTGGATGCAAACAATCAATGTATAGGAAAGTTTATTAAAAAAGCTTAGTTTTTATTGGAAACTCAGTTTTCTTTAAATTCAAACTGTAGAATGCAGGCAGGTATACTCTATATGGTATAATGACTACAAAGAACAGTGCTAACAATGTCCTGGAGCATTTGTGTGGTAGGAGCATTAGTAGTAGGAAATAAAACATATCAGGTGCAGGTTCTTCAGCTTTGCACCGAGATATTTTGCATCGCCACCAGGATGAACACATTTTAAGTTTCCAATAGCACCCTCTACTGTTGTCACTGcaccttttcttctcctccacCAATAAGTCCTTACACGTATACTCAGCTTTCAGTTAAACCCATTTTGTTAGCATTTTAAAGCTGAAACCCACCTGACAGTTCTGCCACTCCAGTTTGTGCTGACTTATAGAATCATACAAGGTCAAACTCCACAACATAAATTGCCGGGAGTTTTTAAAAGAGTTTGTCAAGTACAGTCTTAAAGATACAAAGAGAAGACCTCTAGGACAGGCCTTCTCTTCTAGCACAGCTGATACATGAGTGTTAAAGTACTTTGATGTGGTCTCAAAGCTGCAAAACAGAAACAGATCTGCAACTAAATAGACAGTAAGATCTAGTAaagctgacaaaaaaaaaagtaagtagAACCAAATTTAGTGTGGTCAGCATGCTGTGGCTTCATAACTGACACCAGATCTCTGTGTTACTGTTAATTATTTGATTTGTAAATCAGACACAGACGAAATTCTATTTCTGTCAAATTAGTCAGATGGCTTGTTAGAGAGTTGATAGTGATTGTATGCTGGCTGCAGGACAGATGTCCCCTGCCAGTAAAAAAGCAACCAGTCCTTCTGACAGACTTAAAATGTCAGGATAACCACAGACACCACTATGCACTGTGTGCCCAGGAATTTTTTCTGTCCCATTTGAGGAGTACTTAAGCTGGATCACTGCCTTGGCTGAGAAGGTAGAAGACAGGCACCATCCAGGCTTTGTTTGCCATGACTGCTCCTGCTAGGGACCAGGAAGGACCAGAGACCAAGTATTCAGGTACTGGAATGGATCCTGCATGGGAGTGGTGAATCATTCACTCACAGGTGGTGTAAAAGAGGATTATTCTCAGTAATGGCCAATGCACTGGGAGCAACTGCcctgtgctgtgtcctgctAAGAGATGTAACCTGCTTGTAAGCCCAGAGGACTAGAAGCTACTTCTGGTATATACCCTTTGACTGCTCCCAAGCCCCCATGCTCTTCTTCACCTTCACTGACCTGATTTGACAGGGAagggaatgctctgggctgtgggATGGAAGAGCATTGTAGTATGCAGAGGATGCCCAAGTGATTGAGACCTTGGGGTATGCAGGAGAGGCACAGGTTACAAACACGTGAGAGCTAACACGCACAGCCTTCAGCCTTGCCAATCAACTTCTCCCTTTGCTAGCAAATTCCTCTCCCACAGATGAATTCCAAACTGCTTGGAAGGGAGAAGTGTCTGTAAAATGGAAAACCAACTTATTTTCTGGCATCTAAGAGAGAAATTTGGCTTCAAGAAAATAAGCCCTTTCTCCAGTTTGTGTTTAATGGTAATTTCCTTCACAGACTGCACTGTGGTTTGTTAAGCCTTCAATTTGAAACCTGTATTTTAGAAGTACATTAACATGTAATttcagccagcttctgtgggaaAACCCAGGTGCTTGAATGAGAAAACCATGATTTTTCCTGGCTGCTTTATGGGAGGTTTGCAGCCAGTTAATGAGATTGCCTGTATGAAGTAGAAACCAGGCAAAACCAACCTTTCTAAGGTATTACAGAAATCTATTAGATCCTTTTGCTATTTCCTAGCATCAAAAACCAGCTGCTGAGGTAGACACTTGAACACTCACTCCCTCTATATAAGAATCTTAGAAATGACAGGCTCTCCAGCCTTACCCTGTAAAAGTAAACTAAATGGAAGGGCAATTCATCCTCTTTCTTCAGAGGAACAATTCCAAATACTACTTTCCTCCTTGTTTTGGAGCCTATTTAATTCCAGCAGGATCAAAAATGCAAACACTGCCATTTTTCAAACAGGGTGTGTGGCTGTCTCTGGCTCTCTCCTGCTTGGTTTCACTAATCAGTCTCAGTTTATGCAGCATCTATAGGCAATATTGTCCATTCAGCAGTACTATTTTTCACTGATGTTCTTCATTTGTGGCTTCCAACAGTTTCTGCTTTCCTGAatcatgaaaagaaaatgtccTTTACTGCAAGCCAGTTGTGCAGGTGTCTCACACCACTGTTCCATGTCCCAAGATTTCTCTTCCAGGAGCACTAGGGCTCCCTTGTCATGGCATCAGGCTCTAGAACAGCACTGCTTCACAGCTCTGTTGTGAAGCACTCTGTGAACAACTGATAGCTTGTTTTTGTCAATTACTATTGTTTTGTAATAATAAATGTGCGTGCTTTAGGCTtattaaatgtaaataaatgaattaatttaatACACCAGCTTATAACACACAGCAAAGTCACTTCACCAAAGAGTGACAGTCTTTGCTCCATACAGGCATGGAATAAGAGCAATGTCATCCACCAGGCTGGGGAATAGAGTGGCAAATtcagcctgagaggaggctgagTGGGAGAAGAAAGTGCAGAGTACTTAGCAGAAAGTTTTCCTATATTTTCAAGAACATTGAAGAGGTCTCCTTGAGGCACGATGGCATCTGCTACCTGAACAAAGACACAGGAGTCTCTTTAAGTGTCCTCCATCTTCTCTCTCCATTAACTCAATTTATGAGATGCTTTAGAGAGCATTCAAGGACCAGGCTTGGAAGTGGCAATTACTCTGCTGTCACAGGTTTTACATCTTTACTCTCTACTCTATTTATCCTACAGTCTTACTCTGACCTTGTATGTGCTTTAAGTGAGGGAGTGAATATATTGAGTGCAGGCAATTAGAAAGTAAGAAGATCTGATTCTTTCTTCAGCTGTTGGTTACTTCAATATCAGCTTCACCTCAGATCAGGGCAGGATAGACTCTGGATGCAACCAGGATCTGTGACAATTTTATGAATAAACAACACAACACCACAGCCAGTGAAAGAAAAGTGTGTGTTATCCCATCCATGTGAAccagctgtggagagaaaatTTAGCAGCACCTTTTTCAACTTGGTACTGGCAAagattcctttcctttccattgAGGTTTTTCCTAGGCTCCTCTGTAGACAAATTATTCAAGGTCCCTTGGACATGGCAACAGGAGAAGGCTGCTGATACAGGGGGATTGACTGGACCACTGACAGGTGTGACATTAAGCTCAACTAGACACATTTAATGAAGAACACAGATGTCACACCACCAAAGCCAACATGCTGGGCCAAAGGCATGAAGGCTTGGCCACCATTCCTGACCTCCTTCAGAAAGACATCCAGAGCCTATGACCAGCTGCCGGGAAAGTAAAGAAAGGGGCTGCTATGCCATATACCAGTTAGGAtttctctttaaattttttaagcTTGCATACCAAGAATTACAACTTTAGACTCTAGAGAACACACATGAAGAACTaatctaaaaaaataattttccaaataGTTAAAATCATAGGCATTGTTTTCTTGACAGCTAAAATTGGAGTGACTTGACAGCTTGATTCTTCAGGGCAGTGTGACAGCAAGGGAGGTCACCACCATCATTTACCAGAGCCCACATCATGGGGAGCTGCAGTGGGGAACCTCCAAGTGtgttcctccttctcctggcaCTACTTTGGTGGCTTTTTCCTAGATGCAATTAAAGGCCACAGCTTCACACTCAATTACAGTTTCTTCTGAGAGCTAGGATTGCTACAAACTCCTGCTTCTCaaactcttgtttcacaccctgTTGTTTCTGGTGAGAAGTTTCCCCTCTTCTGGCCTCACATGCAGCTTCCCATCCTGAAATTCAGGTTCTTGCCATGCCAGAGAAGTACCTGACGATGAAATCAGATTTCCCAGTCCTGGTCCTGCCTTTCTGAACACATAAGAAAAAGTCAATCAATTAGCAATGCTTTTCTTACTCAACACACTAGGGTCTTGCACATCTTTCAGTCCCCAGAATGAAGTGCCTGATTTTCTCCTTAGTCCTTCTTGGGATCAGTGCCTCCAAACCACATCTGTCCAAGCTTCAGTCTGACAGGAATCCAGCCAGCCCTTCAGCCTAGGTCAGCTTGTACTGTCACTCACAATAAACACATTTGCATAGGCGTGATGACAGAATCAAATCTGACAAAATTCCTATCAGAATTGATACAAATTGAATTCGCAAGAAGAAGGACCTGCCAAACATAATTTTGGGAACATATAGGAAAGGCATGTACACCCTTCttggcagccagcagcagtcaggATAGTGTTGGAGCTGCACAAAAGGCAGGAATACATCGCCAAGTGATGCCAACCCAGCTCCTTTCCCAGTGTTCAAGCTCCTGGACCGTCTGTAAAaatcatgttttatttattttcatttagagACAGCAAGCTTTCAGCACTTGTAGCAGAAGAGTCTAGTGTTTCGGGAGCTCCAGCTGTCACTGAGCCGAACACACCAGAAGAGCTTCCCCACTGAAGGCAGAGCAAAGCCTTTGGAATTTTGAGGCAATCCCATCCCTATACGGCATTCAGGGCACTTTTTTTCAATAGCTCCGGACTACGCTTTATTGACAACAACCGTCCGGGACGGGCTTCCCACCACAGCAAGGACATCGCTGCTGCATTAGCGCCGTCCCCTCGGTGCCTGGTGCCGGGATCGAGGCGGGATCGCGGGATGCGGaactggggctgggctgggccgggagcggggcggcaTCCCGCTAGGAGGGACGGGACTGGGCCGGGAACGGGGCAGGATCCCGGGATGAGGGATGGGGCGGGGCGAGATCCCGGGATGAGGgacggggcggggccgggagcggggaggGATCCCGGGATGAGGGATGTAGCGGggccgggagagaggagggatCCCGGGATGAGGGACGGGGCGGGGCGAGATCCCGGGATGAGGGatggggcggggccgggagcgggagcgggagggATCCCGGGATGAGGGATGGGGCGGAGCGGGATCCTGGGATGAGGGATGGGGCGGGGCGGGATCCCGGGATGAGGGATGGGGCGGGGCCGAGAGCGGGGCGGGATCCCGGGATGAGGGatggggcggggccgggagcggggcgggatcCCAGGATGAGGGATGGGGCGGGGCGGGATCCCGGGATGAGGGCTGGGGCGGGGCTGGGAGCGGGGCGGGATCCCGGGATGAGGGCTGGGGCGGGGCCGAGAGCGGGGCGGGATCCCGGGATGAGGGCTGGGGCGGGGCGGGATCCCGGGATGAGGGATGTAGCGAGGCTGGGGCGGGGCGGGATCCCGGGATGAGGgctggggcggggccgggcgcggggcgggatcgcggggcggggctggggcggggctCTCTCGCACCGCCCGTCCCGCGCGGCGATTGGCGGTCCTTTTCCCGCGTGACGCAGCGCCGGGCGGTGATTGGCTGCGTTGCCGCCCCCGGGCGGGCGTGGCCGCGGCGGTGACCGGGAAATGGGGACATGGCGCCGGGCAGCGCGCAGGGAGCGCCGGCCGCCGGCAGGTACGTGCACGGTCCCCCCGCCCTCACCGCCACCCCCGCCCTCCCGGGGTGGCCGCCGCGGTGACCAGACTCTTCAAGGGGCCGCGGCGCCGCCTCTCCCTGCGTGCGGCCTGCGCGGGATGCCTGGCCGGGCCCGGCGGCGCCGCCGACACTGAGGGGGCCGGGGGTCGTcgtgggcggccgccggcgAGTGATGGCGCCTTGTGGTTCCTTCCCCCGGCAGGAGCGGGCCCGGGATGGCGGGCGGAGGCCCGGCGGCGCACAGCGTGTGCATGGTGTCGGACTTCTTCTACCCCAACATGGGGGGCGTGGAGAGCCACGTGTACCAGCTGTCACAGTGCCTCATCGAGCGCGGCCACAAGGTCCTGGTGGTCACCCACGCCTACGGTCACCGCAAGGGCGTCCGCTACCTCACCAGCGGGCTGAAAGTCTACTACCTGCCCCTGAAGGTGATGTACAACCAGTCCACGGCCACGACGCTCTTCCACAGCCTGCCTTTGCTCAGGTACATCTTCGTGCGGGAGCGGGTGACCATCGTGCACGCCCATAGCTCCTTCTCCGCCATGGCCCACGACGCCCTGTTCCACGCCAAGACCATGGGGCTGCGGACGGTGTTCACTGACCACTCCCTCTTTGGGTTCGCGGATGTCAGCTCGGTGCTGACCAACAAGCTGCTGACCGTGTCCCTGTGCGACACCAACCACATCATCTGCGTCTCCTACACGAGTAAGGAGAACACGGTGTTGCGAGCAGCCTTGGACCCTCGGATAGTCTCCGTCATCCCCAACGCTGTTGATCCCACCGACTTCACTCCAGACCCGTCGAGGAGGGATGACAGTACAATAACAATTGTTGTTGTCAGCAGACTTGTTTACAGAAAAGGTAATGGGGGATCAAATGTAAgcttgttttggttgttttgtttctttagaCAGGTCTTGGTCAGGTATCACTTAGGCTGTATCTGTGGTATGGATGGAATTTTCACTGGGAGTGGTGAGGTGGCTGTTCTGAGCTGTTGTGATGTGCACTCAAGAAGAAATGTACATTTCTTTTCACACGTGTTGGGTTCAGAGGTGTGTTTCCTTTGTAATACTGAAGATACTGAAAACTGCAGTTTGTAACATAGAAGGTTTGGCTTATGTTGGACATAAGATTTAGGGCCTAATCTGTATattctggtttttttggttttttgttttttttacatatttgtCTCCTAAGAGGTCACAAGTTGTCTTTTTTCATAATATTGTGTACAGGAGTTTAACTGTGTtcaagagactttttttttttatttcttctgctcttGAATAGAGTTGTAGCAGTGGGCTAGATCATGAGaagttctgaaatgaaataCAGTAATGGCTTACCCTAAATTTTCTACTCTTA
Encoded here:
- the LOC138117307 gene encoding skin secretory protein xP2-like translates to MSPFPGHRRGHARPGAATQPITARRCVTREKDRQSPRGTGGAREPRPSPAPRSRPAPGPAPALIPGSRPAPASLHPSSRDPAPPQPSSRDPAPLSAPPQPSSRDPAPLPAPPQPSSRDPAPPHPSSWDPAPLPAPPHPSSRDPAPLSAPPHPSSRDPAPPHPSSQDPAPPHPSSRDPSRSRSRPRPIPHPGISPRPVPHPGIPPLSRPRYIPHPGIPPRSRPRPVPHPGISPRPIPHPGILPRSRPSPVPPSGMPPRSRPSPAPVPHPAIPPRSRHQAPRGRR